The genomic region NNNNNNNNNNNNNNNNNNNNNNNNNNNNNNNNNNNNNNNNNNNNNNNNNNNNNNNNNNNNNNNNNNNNNNNNNNNNNNNNNNNNNNNNNNNNNNNNNNNNNNNNNNNNNNNNNNNNNNNNNNNNNNNNNNNNNNNNNNNNNNNNNNNNNNNNNNNNNNNNNNNNNNNNNNNNNNNNNNNNNNNNNNNNNNNNNNNNNNNNNNNNNNNNNNNNNNNNNNNNNNNNNNNNNNNNNNNNNNNNNNNNNNNNNNNNNNNNNNNNNNNNNNNNNNNNNNNNNNNNNNNNNNNNNNNNNNNNNNNNNNNNNNNNNNNNNNNNNNNNNNNNNNNNNNNNNNNNNNNNNNNNNNNNNNNNNNNNNNNNNNNNNNNNNNNNNNNNNNNNNNNNNNNNNNNNNNNNNNNNNNNNNNNNNNNNNNNNNNNNNNNNNNNNNNNNNNNNNNNNNNNNNNNNNNNNNNNNNNNNNNNNNNNNNNNNNNNNNNNNNNNNNNNNNNNNNNNNNNNNNNNNNNNNNNNNNNNNNNNNNNNNNNNNNNNNNNNNNNNNNNNNNNNNNNNNNNNNNNNNNNNNNNNNNNNNNNNNNNNNNNNNNNNNNNNNNNNNNNNNNNNNNNNNNNNNNNNNNNNNNNNNNNNNNNNNNNNNNNNNNNNNNNNNNNNNNNNNNNNNNNNNNNNNNNNNNNNNNNNNNNNNNNNNNNNNNNNNNNNNNNNNNNNNNNNNNNNNNNNNNNNNNNNNNNNNNNNNNNNNNNNNNNNNNNNNNNNNNNNNNNNNNNNNNNNNNNNNNNNNNNNNNNNNNNNNNNNNNNNNNNNNNNNNNNNNNTATTAAAAATCTCTAAATTTTAGTATAAATTAATGAAATCTCTATAAAATTCAATTATTAgatcacacatcatacacaaaTCACAAAATACTAAAACATAAATTATACCCTAATCTAACCTTATTATTTATTCTAGTGGTAACTAACTCTATCCACTAAATTCCATTTTTTTCAAATCAACCTAATTGTTGTATGATTTAGTTACCACTAGACATACGTCATGTTTTACCATTGTTGTGATTTATGTATGATATGTGAACTAATCGAATTTAGTAGAGATTACATTAGTTTAtgcaataaaaaatattatacttAGTGAAAAAAATGTAGGTGAAATATTGTGTATTTATAAATAAGTTTTTTTTGTCGTTTTAGCCTTTCAAGCAAAAAATTTGATTAAACATAACAAATACATTTAATAATATCATGTCTCATGTTAAACTATTATAGGACCAGTACAACAATTTAATGTAAATTGTGATAGGATGAAAAGATTTACTGgtttaaatttaaaatacttcacaaaattaacaaataataaataaataatttttataaatattttattttaattcaaaataatGCATTTTTGtaagtaattaatttttataccATTTAAAATTTTTGAGGAAATAAACTCCATTCatgataaaattataataaaattactctCATTTATAGAATAGAATGGTGACTTTTGTACAAAAAAAATCTTGTCCAAACAAAATAATCATCTTCAATTGCAATGAAAATAATTGACAATACATCACAAGACATATTGATTACCAATTTTTTCCATCTCCAACTTGAATTACAAATAGCAGAAGTAgaacaaataattagaaattcacAATTCAAATAAGAATCATTTATATATTGACCGAATGatcaatatataatatttatagacCATGAAGAAGCTCAAAATTTTCAAAGTTGACAATTCGCAGCTAGTAAAACTTGTTGATGTTCAATTTTAGggtcatttattttattgaaaCAACATAGAACATTGTCAATTGATATTCTGAAAGAAAATTTTGAAGCACTTCTAAAACCACCATTCACAAATCGAAAATTATATTAATGGAGCTAAGTTAATGATAGAAGCTAGAACACTAACAAATTCCATAATATCTGTAAACAGTGCTCATCAGATGTCAGTTATATCTATCATTGTACTAATACACACTGCACTATTTCATGAGTATTGAAATTATATAACATCAGAGTTTTCCTTTGTGAAGAAACTATAAACACACAAATATAACATGAATCCAAACTCAGATTCCACAACTTAAGCCTGAGAAGTACCAACATCCTGAGATGTACCAACTTCCTAAGTAAATACATTAAAAGAGAATCTACATTAACTCCAATGCAAATAATCAATGAAAAAAATAGACTACCGCAACCACATGAAATATAAGGAGAAATGTTTAAATACAATACTCAATCAAAACTATGAAATACTTGAAGCCAATTATCAATATATATACAAGGAACAtgaagctaaaatcaaatgaaatATCTTCATCTTGACAAGAAAAAAATAGATACAATATCATTAATAGTTTTGATGATTTATGATAGGCAGTAGCTATGATTACTCATGCAAGGAACTTAACAATCATAGATAATTATGAGTCACAGTATAAGCAAACCTTATGATAAAGTAATCACAAAGCAAAACCATACTATCAAAGTAAAAATGTATCCAAACACACAAACAACAAAGTCATAATTagaataaacaaattaaaatgcCAAGATACACCCAAAATATGGATAAATGATGATGGTACCTGCGCATCACCAATCGCACAGAACTGGACTTTGAGTTTATCATTGATTGTTTGCCATACTCTGCTGTAAAAGGTTTGAGGTGCATCATCACCAGAGCGTGCATTGAAAATAATGTAAAACAGAAGGCCAGCAACAGCACAATCAATAACGCTGACAAGCTTATCAAACTCAAAATTCAACTTCTACATAGtaataacaagaataaaaataatcattagTGAATGAGATTATAGACATAAATAAGATTATG from Arachis ipaensis cultivar K30076 chromosome B02, Araip1.1, whole genome shotgun sequence harbors:
- the LOC107621229 gene encoding uncharacterized protein LOC107621229, whose product is MCCGVGPYPMTDKYSQKLVKDMIQKSLRIYNRQNKLNFEFDKLVSVIDCAVAGLLFYIIFNARSGDDAPQTFYSRVWQTINDKLKVQFCAIGDAQEVGTSQDVGTSQA